One Nesterenkonia populi DNA window includes the following coding sequences:
- the mnmA gene encoding tRNA 2-thiouridine(34) synthase MnmA: protein MKVLAAMSGGVDSAVAAARAVDAGHEVVGVHLALSRMPGTLRTGSRGCCTIEDSSDAWRACERLGIPFYVWDFSERFKADVVDDFIAEYAAGRTPNPCMRCNEKIKFEALLDKAIALGFDAVATGHYAHIIEQEDGARQLHRAATWTKDQSYVLGVLNEQQLAHCYFPLGDTPSKDLVRAEAEERGLSVAKKPDSHDICFIPDGDTRGWLAEQIEMEQGPIVDPEGEQLGEHDGAQSFTVGQRRGMKLGRPAPDGKPRFVLEVRPKENTVVAGPKELLEVDFITGIRLSWAGRPVAEAATGEQFDIELQIRAHADPVPARARVEDDEDGTSRLHVELVESLKGVAPGQTAVMYQGTRVLGQATIDTARSRHYQPA, encoded by the coding sequence ATGAAGGTTCTAGCAGCAATGTCCGGCGGGGTGGACTCCGCCGTCGCCGCAGCCCGCGCCGTCGACGCCGGCCACGAGGTGGTCGGCGTGCACCTGGCGCTCTCCCGCATGCCCGGAACCCTGCGCACCGGCTCCCGCGGCTGCTGCACCATCGAGGACTCCTCCGATGCCTGGCGAGCCTGCGAGAGGCTCGGCATCCCCTTCTACGTGTGGGACTTCTCCGAACGGTTCAAAGCCGACGTCGTCGACGACTTCATCGCCGAGTACGCGGCCGGCCGCACCCCCAACCCGTGCATGCGATGCAACGAGAAGATCAAGTTCGAGGCCCTGCTGGACAAGGCCATCGCCCTGGGATTCGACGCCGTGGCCACCGGCCACTACGCCCACATCATCGAGCAGGAGGACGGCGCCCGGCAGCTGCACCGGGCCGCGACCTGGACCAAGGACCAGTCCTACGTGCTCGGCGTCCTCAACGAGCAGCAGCTCGCGCACTGCTACTTCCCGCTCGGCGACACCCCCTCCAAGGACCTCGTCCGGGCCGAGGCCGAGGAGCGGGGGCTCTCCGTGGCGAAGAAGCCGGACTCGCACGACATCTGCTTCATCCCCGACGGCGACACCCGGGGCTGGCTGGCCGAGCAGATCGAGATGGAGCAGGGCCCCATCGTGGACCCCGAGGGTGAGCAGCTCGGCGAGCACGACGGCGCCCAGTCCTTCACCGTGGGCCAGCGCCGCGGCATGAAGCTGGGCCGCCCCGCCCCGGACGGCAAGCCCCGGTTCGTCCTTGAGGTCCGCCCCAAGGAGAACACCGTGGTGGCAGGCCCCAAGGAGCTGCTGGAGGTGGACTTCATCACCGGCATCCGGCTCTCCTGGGCCGGGCGCCCCGTCGCCGAGGCCGCCACCGGTGAGCAGTTCGACATCGAGCTGCAGATCCGCGCCCACGCCGACCCGGTCCCGGCCCGGGCCAGGGTCGAGGACGACGAGGACGGAACCTCCCGGCTGCACGTGGAGCTGGTGGAGTCCCTCAAGGGCGTGGCTCCCGGCCAGACCGCCGTCATGTACCAGGGCACCCGTGTGCTGGGGCAGGCGACC
- a CDS encoding DUF58 domain-containing protein, translating into MVLTWRALWAALALCLGVVLLPTAFWWWLGLLAALLLADILACASPRRVTVEREPVLPARLGEQVQAATVLHSRGRRRLRGSVRDGWQPSAQAEQALHPVDMAPAGTARLQTRLSPARRGELRSEHVTVRSLGPLGLAGRQVTHRVPQTVRIMPPFRSRKHLPSKLQRVRELDGSSAARSLGAGTEFDSLRDYVRGDDVRSIDWRATARRRAGGADRGEHLVVRTWRPERDRRVILCLDASRTSAVRLGDEPRIETSMEAALLLGTLAVSAGDRTDLLAFHREPVARASSSASGSFTNLMAEQLASVEPTLVEADFSRLPGQVAQVSGRHALVVVLTALDAGAVLEGLLPVLPALTEKHTVVIASPQDPELTARLRAQETVSDVYSAAAAERHLAETAAVRDELTALGAEVVEAGPHELPAALADIYIRLKAEGRL; encoded by the coding sequence ATGGTCCTGACCTGGCGCGCACTGTGGGCGGCCCTGGCCCTGTGCCTGGGCGTCGTCCTGCTTCCGACCGCTTTCTGGTGGTGGCTGGGGCTGCTGGCCGCCCTGCTGCTTGCGGACATTCTCGCCTGCGCCTCCCCGCGGCGCGTGACCGTGGAGCGGGAGCCTGTCCTCCCGGCCCGCCTCGGCGAACAGGTGCAGGCGGCCACCGTGCTGCACAGCCGAGGACGACGGCGGCTGCGCGGTTCCGTCCGAGACGGCTGGCAGCCCAGCGCCCAGGCCGAGCAGGCCCTGCACCCGGTGGACATGGCGCCCGCGGGCACGGCCCGACTGCAGACCCGGCTCTCCCCCGCCCGGCGAGGCGAGCTGCGCAGCGAGCATGTGACGGTCCGCAGCCTCGGCCCCCTGGGCCTGGCCGGCAGGCAGGTCACCCATCGTGTCCCGCAGACGGTGCGGATCATGCCCCCGTTCCGCTCCCGGAAGCACCTGCCGTCCAAGCTGCAGCGCGTCCGGGAGCTGGACGGATCCTCCGCGGCCCGCAGCCTGGGGGCCGGCACCGAGTTCGACTCGCTGCGGGACTACGTCCGCGGCGATGATGTGCGCTCCATCGACTGGCGGGCCACGGCCCGGCGCCGTGCCGGTGGGGCCGACCGGGGTGAGCACCTGGTGGTGCGGACCTGGCGCCCGGAGCGCGACCGGCGAGTGATCCTCTGCCTGGACGCCTCCCGCACTTCCGCGGTGCGGCTGGGCGATGAGCCACGGATCGAGACCTCCATGGAGGCGGCCCTGCTGCTGGGCACCCTGGCCGTCTCAGCAGGCGACCGGACCGACCTTCTGGCCTTCCACCGGGAACCGGTCGCCCGGGCGTCCTCGTCCGCGTCCGGCAGCTTCACGAACCTGATGGCCGAACAGCTGGCATCCGTGGAGCCGACGCTGGTGGAGGCGGACTTCTCGCGTCTTCCCGGGCAGGTCGCGCAGGTCAGCGGCCGGCACGCACTCGTCGTCGTGCTCACCGCCCTGGATGCCGGAGCGGTGCTGGAGGGCCTCCTGCCGGTGCTCCCGGCGCTGACGGAGAAGCACACAGTAGTGATCGCCTCCCCGCAGGACCCGGAGCTCACCGCACGGCTGCGCGCCCAGGAGACGGTCTCGGACGTCTACTCGGCCGCCGCAGCCGAGCGGCACCTCGCTGAGACCGCCGCGGTCCGCGACGAGCTCACCGCCCTCGGCGCCGAGGTGGTGGAGGCCGGGCCCCACGAGCTCCCGGCAGCGCTCGCCGACATCTACATCCGCCTCAAAGCCGAAGGCCGCCTGTAG
- a CDS encoding AAA family ATPase — MSDEARQKLVAVRDEVAKAVVGQDAAVTSVTIALLVRGHVLLQGVPGVAKTLLVRAVSAALSLDSKRMQFTPDLMPSDITGSLVFDAEGGDFSFREGPLFTNLLLADEVNRTPPKTQAALLEAMEERQVSVDGVSRPLPEPFLVAATQNPLEYEGTYPLPEAQLDRFLLKVNLQMPARDEEIEVIRRHADGFSPSDLDAAGVRPVAGVEDVLAARRAVAQVTTSPEAAAYIVDIARATRDAPSFHLGASPRGAAALLNASKAWAWLSGRDFLTPDDVKALALPALRHRVMLSAEAQMDGVDADDVLHGVLASVPVPGMQQPAQHPGQQGHPQV; from the coding sequence ATGAGTGATGAGGCCCGCCAGAAGCTGGTCGCAGTCCGCGACGAGGTGGCCAAGGCGGTGGTCGGCCAGGATGCGGCGGTCACCTCGGTGACCATTGCCCTGCTGGTGCGCGGCCACGTGCTGCTCCAAGGGGTGCCGGGCGTGGCGAAGACCCTGCTGGTGCGAGCGGTCTCCGCGGCGCTGAGCCTGGACTCCAAGCGGATGCAGTTCACCCCGGACCTCATGCCCTCCGACATCACCGGGTCCCTGGTGTTCGACGCCGAGGGCGGTGACTTCTCCTTCCGCGAGGGCCCCCTGTTCACCAACCTGCTGCTGGCCGACGAGGTCAACCGGACCCCGCCGAAGACCCAGGCCGCCCTGCTGGAGGCCATGGAGGAGCGGCAGGTCTCTGTGGACGGCGTCAGCCGGCCGCTGCCGGAGCCGTTCCTGGTGGCCGCCACGCAGAACCCCCTGGAGTACGAGGGAACCTATCCGCTGCCGGAGGCGCAGCTGGACCGGTTCCTGCTGAAGGTGAATCTGCAGATGCCCGCCCGCGACGAGGAGATCGAGGTGATCCGCCGGCACGCCGACGGCTTCAGCCCCTCCGACCTCGACGCCGCCGGCGTCCGGCCCGTAGCCGGCGTGGAGGATGTGCTGGCTGCCCGCCGGGCCGTGGCCCAGGTGACCACCTCCCCGGAGGCGGCCGCCTACATCGTGGACATCGCCCGGGCCACCCGGGACGCCCCGAGCTTCCATCTGGGCGCCTCCCCGCGCGGCGCCGCTGCCCTGCTCAACGCCTCGAAGGCCTGGGCCTGGCTCTCCGGCCGGGACTTTCTGACCCCCGACGACGTCAAGGCCCTGGCTCTTCCGGCCCTGCGCCACCGGGTGATGCTCTCGGCTGAGGCCCAGATGGACGGCGTCGACGCTGACGACGTGCTCCACGGGGTGCTCGCCTCCGTGCCGGTGCCGGGCATGCAGCAGCCTGCCCAGCACCCCGGCCAGCAGGGCCACCCGCAGGTATGA
- a CDS encoding DUF4350 domain-containing protein, with the protein MTAAASAATAAGLGTAARGLIARWQFWIILLLIGAAVAAAVQLLAEDEAAPYGLSSTELNGYGALAAVLEDEGITLQQARSGQEARELMDQTGDAGVVVMLPPNSARSPEDQLADQLMDQAAAGEREALWIVGDAWTVQQLPSGLPQDVLDLETGPAGTAPEIPAGEQCGLGPAQAAETIQAPGVGLLTDDGCFPLDPEGHLLAETERGMVLGVPEALTNQHITAAGNAALALGLAETLASEDGDLIWYTPSAEDAAGQQEQLTPGEVLDDWMLPVLAWLIVAGLIGAVAAGRRDGPVVVEPLPAEVHAGELAEGRARLYQRADARAEAAEALRTGTLRRLGRTLRLGARPAPENVVTAAARRTGRDQHELAALLQHPRAGSSPELVAYAQALHQLEQQTAVVETATEENR; encoded by the coding sequence ATGACCGCTGCCGCATCCGCCGCCACCGCAGCAGGACTGGGCACCGCAGCCCGCGGCCTCATCGCCCGCTGGCAGTTCTGGATCATCCTGCTGCTCATCGGCGCCGCCGTCGCCGCAGCCGTGCAGCTCCTCGCCGAGGACGAGGCGGCTCCCTACGGGCTCTCCAGCACCGAGCTCAACGGCTACGGCGCGCTCGCCGCTGTCCTGGAGGATGAGGGCATCACCCTCCAGCAGGCCCGCTCGGGCCAGGAAGCACGGGAGCTGATGGACCAGACGGGCGACGCCGGCGTCGTCGTCATGCTCCCGCCCAACAGCGCGCGCAGCCCCGAAGACCAGCTCGCCGATCAGCTCATGGACCAAGCCGCCGCCGGCGAGCGCGAGGCGCTGTGGATCGTCGGGGACGCGTGGACGGTCCAGCAGCTGCCCTCCGGGCTCCCCCAGGACGTCCTGGACCTGGAGACCGGCCCGGCCGGCACCGCCCCCGAGATTCCCGCCGGGGAGCAGTGCGGACTCGGCCCCGCCCAGGCCGCAGAGACCATCCAGGCCCCCGGGGTGGGGCTCCTCACCGACGACGGCTGCTTCCCCCTGGACCCGGAGGGGCACCTGCTGGCCGAGACTGAGCGCGGCATGGTGCTCGGAGTCCCCGAGGCGCTCACCAACCAGCACATCACCGCAGCCGGCAACGCCGCCCTCGCACTGGGCCTCGCTGAGACGCTCGCCTCGGAGGACGGGGACCTGATCTGGTACACGCCCTCGGCGGAGGACGCCGCCGGGCAGCAGGAGCAGCTGACCCCCGGCGAGGTGCTCGATGACTGGATGCTGCCGGTGCTGGCCTGGCTGATCGTCGCCGGGCTGATCGGCGCCGTCGCGGCCGGACGCAGGGACGGGCCCGTCGTCGTCGAGCCCCTGCCCGCCGAAGTGCACGCCGGAGAGCTCGCAGAAGGCCGGGCACGCCTCTACCAGCGCGCCGACGCCCGCGCCGAGGCAGCCGAAGCGCTGCGGACCGGAACCCTGCGCCGGCTGGGCCGGACCCTGCGGCTGGGCGCCCGCCCCGCCCCGGAGAACGTCGTCACCGCGGCCGCCCGCCGCACCGGACGCGACCAGCATGAACTGGCGGCCCTGCTGCAGCACCCCCGTGCGGGGAGCAGCCCCGAGCTGGTGGCCTATGCTCAGGCCCTGCACCAGCTCGAGCAGCAGACTGCCGTCGTCGAGACCGCAACGGAGGAGAACAGATGA
- a CDS encoding DUF4129 domain-containing protein codes for MTVPSSYTPDEARQLLESELSDPQYQRQLTGPVREAIDGFLRWLDARFSEATGLNIPFGAVVVLLLVAAAVIAVILLVRPRLQRAPSTGAEVRIRAGMSAEQLRAQAAEHDARGSHAEAFRDTYRAMARSAEERQLLDAQTGRTATEIALALGDLFGDQESRLREAAENFSRSVYGRGELTRGDYEQLQQLDQQLTAAAPTGSSAERRPVAPQ; via the coding sequence ATGACCGTGCCGAGCTCCTACACACCCGATGAGGCCAGGCAGCTGCTTGAGAGCGAGCTCTCCGACCCCCAGTACCAGCGGCAGCTCACCGGGCCGGTGCGTGAGGCGATCGACGGCTTCCTCCGCTGGCTGGACGCCCGGTTCAGCGAGGCCACCGGGCTGAACATCCCCTTCGGAGCCGTGGTGGTCCTGCTGCTGGTGGCCGCCGCCGTCATTGCGGTGATCCTGCTGGTCCGGCCTCGGCTGCAGCGCGCCCCCTCCACTGGGGCCGAGGTGAGGATCAGGGCTGGGATGAGCGCCGAGCAGCTGCGCGCCCAAGCCGCCGAGCATGATGCCCGGGGAAGCCACGCCGAAGCGTTCCGAGACACCTACCGGGCCATGGCCCGGTCCGCCGAGGAGCGGCAGCTGCTCGACGCCCAGACCGGCCGCACCGCCACCGAGATCGCCCTGGCGCTCGGAGACCTCTTCGGAGACCAGGAGAGCCGCCTGAGGGAGGCCGCCGAGAACTTCAGCCGCTCCGTCTACGGCCGCGGAGAGCTCACCCGCGGCGATTATGAGCAGCTGCAGCAGCTCGACCAGCAGCTCACCGCAGCCGCCCCCACCGGGAGCAGCGCGGAGCGGAGGCCGGTGGCGCCCCAATGA
- the mtrA gene encoding MtrAB system response regulator MtrA: MKANILVVDDDEALAEMIGIVLRNDGFEPTFCDNGGGALEAFRASDPDLVLLDLMLPGKDGIEVCREIRDEADTPVIMLTAKSDTADVVRGLEAGADDYVPKPFKPAELVARVRARLRPSDIAPKPDADTLTVGDLTIDVAGHEVRRGDERIPLTPLEFDLLTTMAKRPAQVWAREQLLEEVWGYRHQADTRLVNVHVQRLRSKIERDPESPEIIQTVRGVGYKAKAS, encoded by the coding sequence ATGAAAGCCAATATTCTAGTGGTCGATGACGACGAGGCACTGGCCGAGATGATCGGCATCGTTCTGCGCAACGACGGGTTCGAGCCCACCTTCTGCGACAACGGCGGCGGCGCCCTGGAGGCATTCCGCGCCAGCGACCCTGACCTGGTGCTGCTGGACCTGATGCTGCCGGGCAAGGACGGCATTGAGGTCTGCCGGGAGATCCGGGACGAGGCGGACACCCCGGTCATCATGCTCACTGCCAAGTCGGACACCGCCGATGTCGTCCGCGGCCTGGAGGCCGGCGCCGACGACTACGTGCCCAAGCCGTTCAAGCCTGCCGAGCTGGTGGCCCGGGTCCGTGCCCGGCTGCGCCCCTCGGACATCGCCCCCAAGCCGGATGCGGACACTCTGACCGTCGGGGACCTGACCATCGACGTCGCCGGTCACGAGGTCCGCCGCGGTGACGAGCGCATTCCGCTGACGCCGCTGGAGTTCGACCTGCTGACCACCATGGCCAAGCGGCCCGCCCAAGTCTGGGCTCGTGAGCAGCTGCTGGAAGAGGTCTGGGGCTACCGGCACCAGGCTGATACCCGCCTGGTCAACGTGCACGTGCAGCGGCTGCGCTCCAAGATCGAGCGCGACCCGGAGAGCCCCGAGATCATCCAGACGGTCCGGGGAGTCGGGTACAAGGCCAAGGCGTCCTAG
- the mtrB gene encoding MtrAB system histidine kinase MtrB: MLNLHRLWARSLRLRAVLLTGLFTLLGTGVVAYFLIAQVTDGFFQERLDQVEAEATNGLGQVRTSLDSLPSTEQAAVNEHVDTTLANVSGAANLYRETLLVPLEDAENLYVQQRTTGGLEPEDVISPEMREAVLAGDQQYWQSISYTNDDGETVPGVIIGVRITSLPPGPPYGIFFVYDFSSVQENVDYVFGIFMIAVLVLLVMNIAIALWLSRTVVRPVSQAAEVSERIADGQLDQRLAVVGEDEIARLGQSFNRMASNLQDQITQLANLSKMQQRFVSDVSHELRTPLTTIGMAASMLHESREDFDPMTQRTSELLHHQVERFEALLADLLEMSRFDAGAAELAVNDVDLLGLTKEVLLTAKPLADQSGTPVHLVVRGEDFHAEADHRRIDRILRNLINNAIEHSEGRPVDIVAASSPTAVGIAVRDYGVGMTPEEVSRVFDRFWRADPARARTTGGSGLGLAIATEDTRLHSGSLDAWGQEGQGSCFRLVLPRRQSEPYRAAPLALPPSYDTSARQNVEDRDLISAASGSYDRVHEQALNEQAGAELVQEADDDAAQPEDEEGAR, from the coding sequence GTGCTGAACCTCCACCGTCTGTGGGCCCGCTCGCTGCGTCTGCGCGCAGTGCTGCTGACCGGTCTCTTCACTCTGCTGGGGACCGGGGTCGTCGCCTATTTCCTGATCGCTCAGGTCACGGACGGGTTCTTCCAGGAGCGCCTGGACCAGGTGGAGGCGGAGGCCACCAACGGGCTGGGGCAGGTCCGCACCTCCCTGGACAGCCTGCCCTCGACCGAGCAGGCGGCGGTCAACGAGCATGTGGACACCACTCTGGCGAATGTCTCCGGCGCGGCGAACCTCTACCGGGAGACTCTGCTGGTGCCGCTGGAGGACGCGGAGAACCTCTACGTCCAGCAGCGCACCACCGGCGGACTGGAGCCTGAGGACGTCATCAGCCCGGAGATGCGAGAGGCGGTCCTGGCCGGGGACCAGCAGTACTGGCAGTCGATCAGCTACACCAACGACGACGGGGAGACCGTCCCGGGCGTGATCATCGGGGTGCGGATCACGTCTCTGCCGCCGGGCCCCCCGTACGGGATCTTCTTCGTCTATGACTTCTCCTCCGTGCAGGAGAACGTGGACTACGTCTTCGGGATCTTCATGATTGCGGTGCTGGTCCTGCTGGTGATGAACATCGCGATCGCCCTGTGGCTCTCCCGCACGGTGGTCCGGCCGGTCTCGCAGGCCGCGGAGGTCTCGGAGCGGATCGCCGACGGTCAGCTGGACCAGCGTCTGGCGGTGGTGGGCGAGGATGAGATTGCCCGTCTGGGGCAGTCCTTCAACCGGATGGCCTCGAACCTGCAGGATCAGATCACCCAGCTGGCGAACCTGTCGAAGATGCAGCAGCGCTTCGTCTCGGACGTCTCGCACGAGCTGCGCACCCCGCTGACCACCATCGGCATGGCGGCGAGCATGCTGCATGAGTCCCGGGAGGACTTCGACCCGATGACTCAGCGCACCTCGGAGCTGCTGCATCACCAGGTGGAGCGGTTCGAGGCGCTGCTGGCGGACCTGCTGGAGATGTCCAGGTTCGATGCTGGTGCGGCCGAGCTGGCGGTCAACGATGTGGACCTGCTGGGGCTGACCAAGGAGGTTCTGCTGACCGCCAAGCCGCTGGCGGATCAGTCCGGCACCCCGGTGCATCTGGTGGTCCGGGGAGAGGACTTCCACGCGGAGGCGGACCACCGGCGGATCGACCGGATCCTGCGGAATCTCATCAACAACGCGATCGAGCACTCGGAGGGCCGGCCGGTGGACATCGTGGCGGCCTCCTCGCCCACCGCGGTGGGCATCGCGGTGCGCGACTACGGGGTGGGAATGACACCGGAGGAGGTCAGCCGGGTCTTCGACCGGTTCTGGCGCGCGGACCCTGCCCGGGCGCGGACCACCGGCGGCTCCGGGCTGGGCCTGGCGATCGCCACCGAGGACACCCGTCTGCACTCCGGGTCCCTGGACGCCTGGGGACAGGAGGGGCAGGGTTCCTGCTTCCGCCTGGTGCTGCCGCGCCGGCAGTCCGAGCCCTACCGGGCCGCCCCGCTGGCCCTGCCGCCCAGCTACGATACCTCCGCCCGGCAGAACGTCGAGGACCGTGACCTGATCAGCGCGGCCTCGGGCTCCTACGATCGGGTGCATGAGCAGGCGCTGAACGAGCAGGCCGGCGCTGAGCTGGTGCAGGAGGCCGACGATGACGCTGCGCAGCCTGAGGACGAGGAGGGAGCACGATGA
- a CDS encoding LpqB family beta-propeller domain-containing protein, producing the protein MTARTRLAAAAAAALLAATACTPTVPTEGPVNTSDIAPEPDYTLNIDPEPPAEGAEPDDIVAGFLQAGAGPQDDYAVAREYLTPEAAQEWSPEQGTRVYSEDYELIPDGDSAYSLQVPVDSALDSAGTMSHPRSAESFPLEMEQVEGEWRIATPPDLTILEEGQFQAIFTDVTIYFFDPQHRFAIPDTRWFLNRAGMPAQIAGRIQDGPAEWLSGAVVSALDGTDDASAPTVSLDRDSQVATVGLDPSLVGGASPFELLLMQTQLEMALTQLNTVSSVEISTGAAEVEIPDETSVPADQRPDIEEMPYTTSTMVGILDDQIALQEGTTSLEVSGLPDLSAYEPQGPAHPRDEEAEVFAFLDGDAETMYHIRPGEDEPAVAAEGEDLTRPSMDNYGWSWTVDNEDEEASVQVAAYNGEPGSAPQPVSADWLEGRTVTSLRLAQDGTRAALVVEDGGVHTLYVAAVGRNSAGTPRSLGSGQMLETDLDISEVRWATNDSLLAWDPVDGDPESDDPPTTVGEIERIWLSGDQEVLPSGVAGLQNVASGEGPSGGQRVYVEGSVNPFLNELGDEWEPNDEVEVRDFAYPG; encoded by the coding sequence ATGACGGCACGCACACGTCTGGCCGCCGCTGCTGCTGCCGCGCTGCTCGCTGCGACCGCCTGCACTCCCACGGTCCCCACCGAGGGGCCGGTGAACACCTCCGACATCGCCCCGGAGCCCGACTACACGCTGAACATCGACCCGGAGCCGCCGGCTGAGGGAGCGGAGCCCGACGACATCGTCGCCGGGTTCCTGCAGGCGGGCGCGGGCCCCCAGGACGACTACGCCGTCGCCCGTGAGTACCTCACGCCGGAGGCCGCCCAGGAGTGGTCCCCGGAGCAGGGCACCCGGGTGTACTCGGAGGACTATGAGCTGATCCCCGACGGCGACTCCGCCTACAGCCTGCAGGTGCCGGTGGACTCCGCCCTGGACTCGGCGGGCACCATGAGCCACCCGCGCAGCGCGGAGTCCTTCCCCCTGGAGATGGAGCAGGTCGAGGGCGAGTGGCGCATTGCGACCCCGCCGGATCTCACGATTCTGGAGGAGGGCCAGTTCCAGGCGATCTTCACCGACGTGACGATCTACTTCTTCGACCCGCAGCATCGCTTCGCGATCCCGGACACCCGCTGGTTCCTCAACCGGGCCGGGATGCCTGCCCAGATCGCCGGGCGCATCCAGGACGGTCCGGCCGAGTGGCTCAGCGGCGCGGTGGTCTCCGCGCTGGACGGCACCGATGACGCCTCCGCGCCGACTGTCTCGCTGGACAGGGACAGCCAGGTGGCCACTGTGGGCCTCGACCCGTCCCTGGTGGGCGGGGCGAGCCCGTTCGAGCTGCTGCTGATGCAGACCCAGCTTGAGATGGCGCTGACCCAGCTCAACACGGTCTCCAGCGTGGAGATCAGCACCGGTGCGGCTGAGGTGGAGATCCCGGACGAGACCAGCGTCCCGGCGGACCAGCGGCCCGATATCGAGGAGATGCCGTACACCACCTCCACCATGGTGGGGATCCTGGATGATCAGATCGCGCTGCAGGAGGGCACCACCAGCCTGGAGGTCAGCGGCCTGCCGGACCTCTCCGCCTATGAGCCGCAGGGCCCGGCCCACCCGCGGGACGAGGAGGCTGAGGTCTTCGCGTTCCTCGACGGGGATGCCGAGACTATGTACCACATCCGCCCCGGGGAGGATGAGCCCGCCGTCGCGGCGGAGGGCGAGGACCTGACCCGCCCGTCGATGGACAACTACGGGTGGTCGTGGACGGTCGACAACGAGGACGAGGAGGCCTCCGTGCAGGTCGCCGCATACAACGGCGAGCCCGGGTCCGCGCCCCAGCCGGTCTCCGCGGACTGGCTGGAGGGCCGCACAGTGACCTCGCTGCGCCTGGCCCAGGACGGCACCCGGGCAGCGCTGGTGGTCGAGGACGGCGGGGTGCACACCCTGTACGTGGCCGCCGTCGGCCGCAACTCCGCCGGCACTCCGCGCAGCCTCGGGTCCGGGCAGATGCTCGAGACCGATCTGGACATCAGTGAGGTCCGCTGGGCCACCAACGACAGCCTGCTCGCCTGGGACCCGGTGGACGGCGACCCGGAGTCGGACGACCCGCCCACCACCGTCGGTGAGATCGAACGGATCTGGCTCAGCGGCGACCAGGAGGTGCTGCCCTCCGGTGTGGCCGGCCTGCAGAACGTCGCCTCGGGCGAGGGCCCCAGCGGGGGCCAGAGGGTCTACGTGGAGGGCAGCGTCAACCCGTTCCTCAACGAGCTCGGCGACGAGTGGGAGCCCAACGATGAGGTCGAGGTCCGGGACTTCGCCTACCCCGGCTGA
- a CDS encoding ComF family protein: MRRALEEAWQQAVDLVLPQQCVGCAAPAAALCRDCAEDLRVLCRRPFWAHHAAEALPVIGTAGAHGDGIEVLPVLSAARYDGLVAEAMVAFKDHERVKLASALGPALGRAVHQAAAALLAPEERCLLVCPPDSLSARLRRGRVPLRELLSAADLPERVEPAFGVVGRPARAQAASLKPGSAQKARSARSRRTEAAQLSLAPAGRRMLPGAQVLLVDDVLTTGSTLKHLYETVTEAGAEVRGGIVLAAAPR, from the coding sequence ATGAGACGGGCCCTGGAAGAGGCATGGCAGCAGGCCGTCGACCTGGTCCTGCCGCAGCAGTGCGTGGGCTGCGCCGCCCCGGCCGCCGCCCTCTGCCGGGACTGCGCGGAGGACCTGCGGGTTCTCTGCCGGCGGCCCTTCTGGGCCCACCACGCTGCTGAGGCCCTGCCGGTCATCGGAACGGCCGGCGCACACGGCGACGGGATCGAGGTGCTTCCGGTGCTCAGCGCTGCGCGGTATGACGGGCTGGTCGCGGAGGCGATGGTCGCGTTCAAGGACCACGAACGGGTGAAGCTCGCCTCGGCCCTGGGGCCCGCTCTCGGCCGCGCCGTGCACCAGGCCGCGGCCGCCCTGCTGGCGCCGGAGGAGAGGTGCCTTCTGGTGTGCCCGCCGGACTCGCTCTCGGCCAGGCTGCGCAGGGGGCGCGTCCCGCTGCGCGAGCTGCTCAGCGCGGCGGACCTGCCGGAGAGGGTCGAGCCGGCGTTCGGCGTCGTCGGCAGGCCGGCCCGCGCCCAGGCCGCCTCCTTGAAGCCGGGCTCCGCGCAGAAGGCCCGCAGCGCCAGGAGCCGCCGCACCGAGGCCGCGCAGCTGTCCCTCGCCCCCGCCGGCCGGCGGATGCTGCCCGGAGCGCAGGTGCTGCTGGTCGATGACGTGCTCACCACCGGCTCCACCCTCAAACACCTCTACGAGACGGTCACCGAGGCGGGCGCGGAGGTCCGCGGCGGCATCGTCCTCGCCGCCGCGCCCCGCTGA